A genomic stretch from Oncorhynchus masou masou isolate Uvic2021 unplaced genomic scaffold, UVic_Omas_1.1 unplaced_scaffold_459, whole genome shotgun sequence includes:
- the LOC135535200 gene encoding thioredoxin-like protein 4B, translated as MSLFLAKLSCKRDIDEVIKTVAEKVLVLRFGRDEDSVCLQLDEILSKTSHDLSNMASIYIVDVDSAPVYTRYFDISYIPSTVFFFNGQHMKVDYGSPDHTKFVGSFKTKQDFLDLIEVIYRGAMRGKMIVKSPIDPQNIPKYDLLYHGI; from the exons ATGAGTTTGTTTTTGGCCAAATTGTCATGCAAAAGGGACATAGACGAGGTAATAAAAACTGTCGCTGAAAAGGTTTTAGTTCTTCGGTTTGGAAGAGATGAAGACTCGGTCTGCCTGCAGCTTGACGAGATT CTGTCCAAAACCTCCCACGATCTGAGTAACATGGCGTCTATCTACATCGTGGATGTGGACTCGGCTCCCGTCTACACGAGATACTTCGACATCAGCTACATCCCATCTACCGTCTTCTTCTTCAACGGACAACACATGAAGGTTGATTATGG GTCTCCAGATCACACCAAGTTTGTGGGCAGTTTTAAGACCAAACAGGACTTCCTGGATCTGATCGAGGTGATCTACAGAGGAGCTATGAGGGGGAAGATGATCGTCAAGAGTCCCATCGACCCTCAGAACATCCCCAAGTACGACCTGCTCTACCATGGGATCTAA